From Rhizorhabdus wittichii RW1, a single genomic window includes:
- a CDS encoding type IV secretory pathway protease TraF-like protein (KEGG: nar:Saro_2165 type IV secretory pathway protease TraF-like) yields MSALLSDRGETPVVPARAAPAWRPRKHLWAALGLLSVGTVVLGAIADWRDRHAFLINTSESLPNWAFLIDRGRMPARGDYVFFDPPATALVHRHFGARPAMFGKLVYGLPGDVVSHSGNDVLIEGRLVARMKRASRLGELLTPGATGPVPAGCYFVGTPHKDGFDSRYADIGFVCARRIIGTGKPLL; encoded by the coding sequence ATGTCGGCCCTGCTCAGTGACAGGGGCGAAACCCCGGTGGTGCCGGCTCGCGCAGCGCCGGCCTGGCGACCGCGCAAGCATCTCTGGGCGGCGCTGGGGCTCCTGTCGGTCGGCACCGTGGTTCTGGGCGCGATCGCGGATTGGCGCGATCGTCATGCCTTCCTCATCAACACGAGCGAGTCCCTGCCGAACTGGGCGTTCCTCATCGATCGGGGCCGAATGCCGGCCCGCGGTGACTATGTCTTCTTCGACCCGCCCGCGACCGCTCTCGTCCACCGTCATTTCGGAGCGCGGCCCGCTATGTTCGGCAAGCTGGTTTATGGTCTGCCCGGCGATGTTGTTTCCCATAGCGGCAACGACGTCCTGATCGAAGGGCGCCTGGTGGCGCGCATGAAGCGAGCCTCGCGCCTGGGCGAATTGTTGACGCCCGGCGCGACCGGGCCGGTCCCGGCGGGCTGCTATTTTGTCGGGACGCCGCACAAGGACGGGTTCGACAGCCGCTATGCTGACATCGGC
- a CDS encoding hypothetical protein (KEGG: eli:ELI_14815 hypothetical protein): MAEQAELDLPPVPAPSGKAARSRRAALFAGLTRWQMLGGLMLLAALVWAMWVTRQVSARTDHIVSVKLSELVGEYVEAQRYSASPPERVKAEMQAFMASLDKELARRSAHGDVILVGEAVLSKNVDDITETVKKAVYASGVPIPKRITAEELQRLQQMSLQAAPEMPVPQDPRTTAPASAAQATAQPVPSVLPPAVGAQGATVSSFGAPDVGPAQ; this comes from the coding sequence ATGGCTGAGCAGGCTGAACTCGATCTTCCTCCCGTCCCCGCGCCGTCTGGCAAAGCCGCGCGCTCGCGCCGCGCGGCCCTTTTCGCAGGATTGACCCGCTGGCAGATGCTGGGCGGGCTGATGCTGCTCGCGGCGCTCGTCTGGGCGATGTGGGTGACCCGGCAGGTGAGTGCCCGGACCGATCATATCGTTTCGGTCAAGCTCTCCGAACTGGTCGGCGAATATGTCGAGGCGCAGCGCTACTCAGCATCGCCACCTGAGCGGGTCAAGGCCGAGATGCAGGCCTTCATGGCATCGCTCGACAAGGAGCTTGCGCGTCGCAGCGCCCATGGCGACGTCATCCTCGTGGGCGAGGCCGTGCTCAGCAAGAATGTCGATGACATCACGGAAACGGTGAAGAAGGCAGTCTATGCTTCGGGCGTGCCGATACCCAAGCGGATTACGGCCGAGGAGCTGCAGCGCCTGCAGCAAATGAGCCTGCAGGCGGCGCCCGAAATGCCCGTGCCGCAGGATCCGCGGACGACCGCGCCGGCGAGCGCCGCACAAGCCACTGCCCAACCGGTTCCATCCGTCCTTCCCCCGGCCGTTGGCGCCCAGGGAGCCACCGTCTCGAGCTTTGGAGCGCCCGATGTCGGCCCTGCTCAGTGA